The Methylorubrum populi genome contains a region encoding:
- the sfsA gene encoding DNA/RNA nuclease SfsA, whose translation MRFPSPLIEGRLVRRYKRFLADVALADGTQVTAHCANPGAMLGLNAEGSRVLLSSSTNPSRKLGFSWELVEADLPGGPQWVGINTARPNALVAEAFREQRIAPLEGYETLRPEVAYGRASRVDFLASGGGLPPCHVPCHVEVKNCHLMRRPGLAEFPDCKAARSARHMEELAGVAAAGGRAMLIVVIQMRAEAFDVARDIDPAFDRALRAALAAGVEAYAYACAVGPEGVAIAQAVPILTPGAARPSARTSG comes from the coding sequence ATGCGCTTCCCCTCCCCCCTGATCGAAGGCCGTCTCGTTCGGCGCTACAAGCGCTTCCTCGCCGACGTGGCGCTGGCCGACGGCACCCAGGTGACGGCCCATTGCGCCAACCCGGGCGCCATGTTGGGGCTGAACGCCGAGGGTTCTCGCGTGCTGCTCTCGTCCTCGACCAACCCGTCGCGAAAACTCGGGTTTTCCTGGGAACTGGTGGAGGCGGATCTGCCCGGCGGGCCGCAATGGGTCGGCATCAACACCGCGCGCCCCAACGCCCTCGTCGCGGAGGCGTTCCGGGAGCAGAGGATCGCGCCCCTCGAAGGATACGAGACGCTGCGGCCGGAGGTGGCCTACGGTCGGGCGAGCCGCGTCGATTTCCTGGCGAGCGGGGGCGGCCTGCCGCCCTGCCATGTCCCCTGCCATGTCGAGGTGAAGAACTGCCACCTGATGCGGCGGCCGGGGCTGGCCGAGTTCCCCGACTGCAAGGCGGCCCGCTCGGCCCGCCACATGGAGGAACTGGCCGGCGTCGCCGCCGCCGGCGGCCGGGCGATGCTGATCGTGGTGATCCAGATGCGGGCGGAGGCCTTCGACGTCGCCCGCGACATCGACCCGGCCTTCGACCGCGCCCTGCGGGCCGCGCTCGCGGCAGGGGTCGAGGCCTACGCCTATGCCTGCGCGGTCGGGCCGGAGGGCGTCGCGATCGCGCAAGCCGTGCCGATCCTCACGCCGGGCGCGGCGCGGCCGTCCGCTCGAACATCAGGTTGA
- a CDS encoding FkbM family methyltransferase, with amino-acid sequence MTDSSPYGTYAPTGLVARIAERTQKLPEHSWRARRLAMFLRRLAISMMRGRPLDVERYGARMRLHPYNNNCEKKVLFTPQFFDPQERALLKQRLPEDAVFLDIGANIGAYALFVAGFTGARARILAVEPQPDVFDRLTFNIGQNPFGTVKAIACAVADKAGELTLFIDPRNRGESSVKIVGTHKNATVRVPAVTLLGLCRSEGIERIDAIKLDVEGAEDLILEPFLREAPESLRPSLFIIENGTDQWQIDLPGLLHTHGYRQIARTRLNLMFERTAAPRPA; translated from the coding sequence ATGACGGATTCCTCGCCCTACGGCACCTACGCCCCGACCGGCCTCGTCGCGCGGATCGCCGAGCGCACGCAGAAGCTGCCCGAGCATTCCTGGCGCGCCCGGCGGCTGGCGATGTTCCTGCGCCGCCTCGCCATCTCGATGATGCGCGGCCGGCCGCTCGACGTCGAGCGCTACGGGGCGCGGATGCGGCTGCATCCCTACAACAACAACTGCGAGAAGAAGGTGCTCTTCACCCCGCAGTTCTTCGATCCGCAGGAGCGGGCGCTCCTCAAGCAGCGGCTGCCCGAGGACGCGGTGTTCCTCGATATCGGCGCCAACATCGGCGCCTACGCGCTGTTCGTGGCGGGCTTCACCGGCGCGCGCGCCCGCATCCTCGCGGTCGAGCCGCAGCCCGACGTGTTCGACCGGCTGACCTTCAACATCGGCCAGAACCCGTTCGGCACGGTCAAGGCCATCGCCTGCGCGGTGGCCGACAAGGCCGGGGAACTCACCCTGTTCATCGATCCGCGCAACCGCGGCGAGTCGAGCGTCAAGATCGTCGGCACCCACAAGAACGCGACGGTGCGCGTGCCGGCGGTGACGCTGCTCGGGCTGTGCCGCTCGGAGGGGATCGAGCGCATCGACGCGATCAAGCTCGATGTCGAGGGGGCGGAAGACCTGATCCTGGAGCCGTTCCTGCGCGAGGCGCCGGAATCCCTGCGCCCGTCGCTGTTCATCATCGAGAACGGCACCGACCAGTGGCAGATCGACCTGCCCGGCCTGCTCCACACCCACGGCTACCGCCAGATCGCCCGCACGCGCCTCAACCTGATGTTCGAGCGGACGGCCGCGCCGCGCCCGGCGTGA
- a CDS encoding alpha/beta hydrolase: MQSFDSDGVQIAYIDVPAKGGSGDPILLIHGFASNHAVNWVNTLWVRYLSEAGYRVIAHDNRGHGQSEKLYEPTAYTSDRMAGDAVRLLHHLGLERADVMGYSMGARIAAHMALDHPNEVRSLLLGGMGFHLVDGHGLPQGIAEALEAPPGTPAPNPTAATFRIFAEQTRSDLRALAACIRCSRQTLSRAELSAIDTPTLVSVGTLDTVAGSGPELAKLMPNARALDLPGRDHSTAVGDRLHRKGVLEFLAQRP, encoded by the coding sequence ATGCAAAGCTTCGATTCCGACGGCGTGCAGATCGCCTATATCGACGTGCCGGCCAAAGGCGGCAGCGGCGATCCGATTCTCCTGATCCACGGCTTTGCCTCGAACCACGCGGTGAACTGGGTCAACACGCTCTGGGTCCGGTACCTGTCGGAAGCCGGCTACCGTGTGATCGCGCACGACAACCGCGGGCATGGACAGAGCGAGAAGCTCTACGAGCCGACCGCCTACACCTCCGACCGGATGGCCGGCGATGCGGTGCGCCTCCTGCACCATCTCGGCCTCGAGCGGGCGGACGTGATGGGCTATTCCATGGGCGCGCGCATCGCCGCGCACATGGCGCTCGACCATCCCAACGAGGTTCGCTCGCTGCTGCTCGGCGGCATGGGCTTCCATCTCGTGGACGGGCACGGCCTGCCCCAGGGCATCGCCGAGGCGCTGGAGGCACCGCCCGGCACGCCGGCGCCGAACCCGACGGCCGCGACCTTCCGCATCTTCGCCGAGCAGACCAGGAGCGATCTGCGGGCGCTCGCCGCCTGCATCCGCTGCTCGCGCCAGACGCTGTCGCGGGCCGAACTCTCGGCCATCGACACCCCGACGCTGGTCTCGGTCGGCACGCTCGACACGGTGGCGGGGTCGGGCCCCGAACTCGCCAAGCTGATGCCGAACGCCCGCGCCCTCGATCTGCCGGGCCGCGACCACTCCACGGCGGTGGGCGACAGGCTCCATCGCAAGGGCGTGCTGGAGTTTTTGGCGCAGCGGCCGTAA
- a CDS encoding ABC transporter permease, translating into MKGVSMPNVPAILALYRFEMARFWRTALQSIVAPVISTSLYFVVFGAAIGSRMQTVDGVAYGAFIVPGLIMLSLLTQSVSNAAFGIYFPRFAGTIYEILSAPIAPFEVVLGYVGAAATKSIVIGLIILATASLFVPLHIEHPFWMVFFLLLTALTFSLFGFVIGLWADGFEKLQLVPLLIVTPLTFLGGSFYSIEMLPPFWRAASLFNPVVYLVSGFRWAFFGKGDVAIGVSIAATLAFLALCLGLVTYIFRTGYRLKS; encoded by the coding sequence ATGAAGGGCGTGTCCATGCCGAACGTCCCGGCGATCCTCGCCCTCTACCGCTTCGAGATGGCCCGGTTCTGGCGCACGGCGCTGCAGAGCATCGTCGCGCCGGTGATCTCCACCTCGCTCTACTTCGTGGTGTTCGGGGCCGCGATCGGCTCGCGGATGCAGACGGTGGACGGCGTCGCCTACGGCGCCTTCATCGTGCCGGGGCTGATCATGCTGTCGCTGCTGACGCAGAGCGTCTCCAACGCCGCCTTCGGCATCTACTTCCCGCGCTTCGCCGGCACGATCTACGAGATCCTGTCGGCGCCGATCGCGCCGTTCGAGGTGGTGCTCGGCTATGTCGGCGCGGCGGCCACCAAGTCGATCGTGATCGGGCTGATCATCCTCGCCACGGCCTCGCTGTTCGTGCCGCTGCACATCGAGCACCCATTCTGGATGGTGTTCTTCCTGCTGCTGACCGCGCTCACCTTCAGCCTGTTCGGCTTCGTGATCGGGCTGTGGGCGGACGGGTTCGAGAAGCTGCAACTGGTGCCGCTCCTCATCGTCACGCCGCTGACGTTCCTCGGCGGCAGCTTCTATTCGATCGAGATGCTGCCGCCGTTCTGGCGGGCGGCGAGCCTGTTCAACCCGGTGGTCTACCTCGTCAGCGGCTTCCGCTGGGCATTCTTCGGCAAGGGCGACGTGGCGATCGGCGTCAGCATCGCCGCGACGCTGGCGTTCCTGGCCCTGTGCCTGGGGCTGGTGACCTACATCTTCCGGACGGGGTATCGGCTGAAGAGCTGA
- a CDS encoding ABC transporter ATP-binding protein, giving the protein MPPIVSIANLSKVYASGLHALRDVSLDIAKGEIFALLGPNGAGKSTLINIVCGIVTPTAGVIRVGGHDILSRYRAARRMIGLVPQELTTDAFETVWDTVSFSRGLFGLPKDPAHIERVLKDLALHDKRESRIMQLSGGMKRRVLIAKALAHEPQVLFLDEPTAGVDVELRQDMWRLVRRLREQGVTVILTTHYIEEAEEMADRVGVIRKGGIILVEDKVELMRKLGKKQLTLHLREPVGALPDTLARHALHVGEDRRTLVYTYDTRRERTGITGLLGDLSAAGLTCTDLDTSQSSLEDIFVDLVRERA; this is encoded by the coding sequence ATGCCACCGATCGTCTCGATCGCGAACCTGTCGAAGGTCTACGCCTCGGGCCTGCACGCCCTGCGCGACGTGAGCCTCGACATCGCCAAGGGGGAGATCTTCGCGCTGCTGGGGCCGAACGGCGCCGGCAAGTCGACCCTCATCAACATCGTCTGCGGCATCGTCACGCCGACCGCGGGCGTCATCCGGGTCGGCGGCCACGACATCCTGTCCCGGTACCGCGCCGCCCGGCGCATGATCGGGCTGGTGCCGCAGGAACTGACCACCGACGCCTTCGAGACGGTGTGGGACACGGTGAGCTTCAGCCGCGGCCTGTTCGGGCTGCCGAAGGATCCGGCCCATATCGAGCGCGTGCTGAAGGATCTCGCCCTCCACGACAAGCGCGAGAGCCGGATCATGCAGCTCTCCGGCGGCATGAAGCGGCGGGTTCTGATCGCCAAGGCGCTCGCCCACGAGCCGCAGGTGCTGTTCCTCGACGAGCCGACCGCCGGCGTCGACGTGGAACTGCGCCAGGACATGTGGCGCCTCGTGCGCCGCCTGCGCGAGCAGGGCGTCACCGTGATCCTCACCACCCACTACATCGAGGAGGCCGAGGAAATGGCCGACCGGGTCGGCGTGATCCGGAAGGGCGGGATCATCCTCGTCGAGGACAAGGTCGAGCTGATGCGCAAGCTCGGCAAGAAGCAGCTCACTCTGCACCTGCGCGAGCCGGTCGGCGCCCTGCCCGACACCCTGGCGCGCCACGCGCTGCATGTCGGCGAGGATCGACGCACCCTCGTCTACACCTACGACACGCGGCGCGAGCGCACCGGCATCACCGGCCTGCTCGGCGACCTGTCGGCGGCGGGGCTCACGTGCACCGATCTCGATACCAGCCAGAGTTCGCTCGAAGACATCTTCGTCGATCTCGTCCGCGAGCGCGCATGA
- a CDS encoding YgjV family protein: MSPVDFAALAWNAAREHLDLFGGLGLCLGFAGGMMPRRSAILLTSAACSACFALHFLRLGAQTGTAMCLVSVMQSVVAARWIGPGARAAWVTPLFVASSLVAACLTLATWSGWPSACAGLGSLLATTARLQVNAQAMRRFFLGASSCWMVHNTLVGSAFGLTCDLLTLSALAIALARGGPAKVAEPALLAAEADEARDVPPNVGPLQGAT; the protein is encoded by the coding sequence ATGTCCCCCGTAGATTTCGCCGCCCTCGCGTGGAATGCCGCGCGTGAACACCTCGACCTGTTCGGAGGCCTCGGCCTCTGTCTCGGCTTCGCGGGCGGGATGATGCCGCGACGAAGCGCGATCCTGCTGACGTCGGCGGCCTGCTCGGCCTGCTTCGCGCTGCATTTCCTGCGGCTCGGGGCGCAGACCGGCACGGCGATGTGCCTCGTCTCGGTGATGCAGAGCGTGGTGGCGGCCCGCTGGATCGGGCCGGGAGCCCGCGCGGCCTGGGTGACACCGCTCTTCGTCGCGAGCAGCCTCGTGGCGGCCTGCCTGACACTCGCGACTTGGAGCGGCTGGCCCTCGGCCTGTGCCGGGCTGGGGTCGCTGCTGGCCACCACGGCCCGGCTTCAGGTGAATGCGCAGGCGATGCGCCGCTTCTTCCTCGGGGCCTCGTCGTGCTGGATGGTGCACAACACGCTGGTCGGCTCGGCGTTCGGCCTGACCTGCGACCTGCTCACGCTCTCGGCGCTGGCGATCGCCCTGGCCCGCGGCGGTCCGGCCAAGGTGGCCGAGCCGGCCCTCCTCGCGGCGGAGGCCGACGAGGCGAGGGACGTGCCGCCGAATGTCGGCCCGCTTCAGGGCGCGACGTGA
- a CDS encoding TetR/AcrR family transcriptional regulator, with protein MSAAAGAVIDARSGQAARREHILDAAEACFVRNGFHRTTMQDLAREASMSPGNIYRYFDSKEAVVLGLAERDRERGAVLVEAMERAGDRRGALMGVLACFFNDITREAAILRLDLWAEATRNPAIGTLVAFGDDEGRTWLIEMFDAIKSSPDCDSAALFDAVAPLMKGIILSRALIPDYDAGPAVTQLQALIDAGLSGAPPLPRAVQETGR; from the coding sequence ATGAGTGCAGCGGCCGGCGCCGTCATCGACGCCCGGAGCGGACAGGCGGCCCGGCGCGAGCACATCCTCGACGCGGCCGAGGCGTGCTTCGTCCGCAACGGCTTCCACCGCACCACGATGCAGGATCTCGCCCGCGAGGCTTCGATGAGCCCGGGCAACATCTACCGCTACTTCGATTCGAAGGAGGCGGTCGTCCTCGGGCTGGCCGAGCGCGACCGCGAGCGCGGTGCGGTCCTCGTCGAGGCGATGGAGCGGGCCGGCGACCGGCGCGGCGCCCTGATGGGCGTGCTCGCCTGCTTCTTCAACGACATCACCCGCGAGGCGGCGATCCTGCGCCTCGACCTCTGGGCCGAGGCGACCCGCAATCCGGCCATCGGCACGCTGGTCGCGTTTGGCGACGACGAGGGCCGGACCTGGCTCATCGAGATGTTCGACGCGATCAAGTCCTCGCCGGACTGCGATTCCGCGGCGCTGTTCGACGCGGTCGCGCCCCTGATGAAGGGCATCATCCTCAGTCGGGCCTTGATTCCCGATTACGACGCCGGTCCGGCGGTGACGCAGCTCCAGGCGCTGATCGATGCGGGCCTGTCCGGCGCACCGCCCCTTCCCCGTGCCGTTCAGGAGACCGGCCGATGA
- a CDS encoding efflux RND transporter periplasmic adaptor subunit, whose translation MRPVRTLALPAFLLVAAGLAPARAETAPAPAKAAPAPAVSVVEALRREIVESVVVTGTLVPRDEILVTPEIDGYRLVELLAEEGMRVEKGQVLARLSRDLIDRQLAQQSALIDKATAAVPQAQSNIEQAEAAELEARLGYDRARQLIQTGNTTAVVMESRTAALRQAEGKLAFARNGIAMVRAELAQAKAVRDELELRLARTEIRAPEAGIVSRRTARVGMATASSSEPLFRLIARGEIELEAEVIETKLPLLREGAPAFIGIGDGERVVGSVRAVYPEVDRASRLGKVRVRLDPDPRLRIGTFARGAVELARTHGVTVPQASVLYGGGKGSSVLVVAEDRVEAREVRTGLSDEDDIEIRSGLAEGERVVARAGSFLRDGDRVRPIPVARQGQTPAAVSDTPSPQATADAGLR comes from the coding sequence ATGAGACCCGTCCGGACCCTCGCCCTCCCCGCCTTCCTGCTCGTCGCCGCGGGCCTCGCCCCGGCGCGCGCCGAGACCGCACCGGCCCCCGCGAAGGCCGCGCCGGCGCCCGCCGTCAGCGTGGTCGAGGCGCTGCGCCGCGAGATCGTGGAGAGCGTCGTCGTCACCGGCACCCTGGTGCCCCGCGACGAGATCCTGGTGACGCCGGAGATCGACGGCTACCGCCTCGTCGAGCTTCTCGCCGAGGAGGGCATGCGCGTCGAGAAGGGACAGGTGCTGGCCCGCCTCTCCCGCGACCTGATCGACCGGCAACTGGCCCAGCAGAGCGCCCTGATCGACAAGGCCACCGCCGCCGTGCCGCAGGCGCAGAGCAACATCGAGCAGGCGGAGGCCGCCGAACTCGAAGCCCGCCTCGGCTACGACCGTGCCAGGCAACTGATCCAGACCGGCAACACCACCGCCGTCGTCATGGAGAGCCGCACCGCCGCCCTGCGGCAGGCGGAGGGCAAGCTCGCCTTCGCCCGCAACGGGATCGCCATGGTCCGGGCCGAGCTCGCCCAGGCCAAGGCGGTGCGCGACGAGCTGGAACTGCGGCTCGCCCGCACCGAGATCCGTGCGCCGGAGGCCGGCATCGTCAGTCGCCGCACCGCGCGGGTCGGCATGGCGACCGCTTCCTCGTCCGAGCCGCTGTTCCGGCTGATCGCCCGCGGCGAGATCGAGCTGGAGGCCGAGGTCATCGAGACCAAGCTGCCGCTGCTGCGGGAAGGCGCCCCGGCCTTCATCGGGATCGGCGACGGCGAGCGCGTCGTCGGCAGCGTCCGCGCGGTCTATCCGGAGGTCGACAGGGCGAGCCGGCTCGGCAAGGTGCGCGTGCGCCTCGATCCCGATCCTCGCTTGCGCATCGGCACCTTCGCCCGCGGCGCCGTCGAACTCGCCCGCACCCACGGCGTCACCGTGCCCCAGGCCTCCGTCCTCTACGGCGGCGGCAAGGGCAGCTCCGTGCTGGTCGTGGCCGAGGATCGGGTCGAGGCCCGCGAGGTTCGCACCGGCCTGTCCGACGAGGACGACATCGAGATCCGCTCCGGCCTCGCCGAGGGCGAGCGGGTCGTCGCCCGCGCCGGCAGCTTCCTGCGCGACGGCGATCGCGTCCGCCCGATCCCGGTCGCGCGGCAGGGCCAGACCCCGGCGGCGGTCTCCGACACGCCCTCGCCCCAGGCCACCGCCGACGCCGGCCTGCGCTGA
- a CDS encoding efflux RND transporter permease subunit translates to MRLNISAWAIRNPIAPLVLFLVLVVLGLVSFRGLAVTRMPNVDVPIVSVTITQSGAAPSELQTQVTKWVEDSIAGVRGVKHITSAITEGSSVTTVEFRLEVNTDRAVNDVKDAVSKVRINLPRTIDEPVVQRVEITGLPILIYGVKAPAMTPADLSWLVDDKIARTLQGVKGVGGVERVGGVAREIRITPLPDRLLALGITAADVNKQVRVTSADMAGGRGEIGGREQSIRTLAASRTIRDLKATSIVLPGGRKVRLDDLATVEDSIEEPRTFARFDGEPVVAFSVSRGSGASDAEVASGVEKKMAEIGESYPDLRFELIDSSVSATRGSYASAMHTLMEGAALAVVVVFLFLRDWRATLIAAVALPLSVFPTFWAMDALGFTLNGISLLAITLVTGILVDDAIVEIENVVRHMRLGKSPYRASIEGADEIGLAVIAITATLIAVFAPVSFMGGIAGRYFIQFGLTIAVSVFMSLLVARLITPLLAAYFLRDHGHAEEREGPIMRVYTRFVGWSVRHRWITLVVGLALFAGSIVSTRLLPSGFIPKQDNARTLFMVELAPGARLPDTIAVADRVVARIRALPEVTSVFVDGGRQAGGKKETRLATLIVNLTPKSERAKRQWTIESEIAALLAEEPDIRSWTLRDGGQRDLALVVSGPDVDVVTDVAARLQRDMAAIPHLVSVMSTAPLNRTEVRIRPKEGAAADLGVSTDVIAETVRVGTIGDIGINLAKFNAADRQVPIRVQLPETARGAVSRLENLKVPAKNGVAVPLSAVADIELDQGPGAIERYDRAVRVAVEANMEGSDALGSLIEQALATPTARSLPPGVTIRQTGDAEIMQEVFSGFLMAMGAGIMMVYAVLVLLFGSFLQPLTILFSLPLSIGGAILGLLICNMSISMPVVIGILMLMGLVTKNAIMLVDFAVEEMRAGVDSVTAIVEAGRKRARPIVMTTIAMAAGMVPSAMALGIGGEFRAPMAVAVIAGLIVSTLLSLVFVPAVFLLMDGLSRVLGRLLGRFVGPRDEAGESPAPAVARQHG, encoded by the coding sequence ATGCGCCTGAACATCTCCGCCTGGGCGATCCGGAATCCGATCGCGCCCCTCGTCCTGTTCCTCGTGCTGGTGGTGCTCGGCCTCGTCAGCTTCCGCGGGCTCGCGGTCACCCGCATGCCGAACGTGGACGTGCCGATCGTCTCGGTGACGATCACGCAGTCGGGCGCCGCCCCGTCCGAGTTGCAGACCCAGGTGACGAAATGGGTCGAGGATTCGATCGCGGGCGTGCGCGGCGTCAAGCACATCACCTCGGCGATCACGGAGGGATCCTCCGTCACCACGGTCGAGTTCCGCCTGGAGGTCAACACCGACCGCGCCGTCAACGACGTGAAGGACGCGGTGTCGAAGGTCCGCATCAACCTGCCCCGCACCATCGACGAGCCGGTCGTCCAGCGCGTCGAGATCACCGGCCTGCCGATCCTGATCTACGGCGTGAAGGCGCCGGCGATGACGCCGGCCGACCTGTCCTGGCTGGTCGACGACAAGATCGCCCGCACGCTTCAGGGCGTGAAGGGGGTCGGCGGCGTCGAGCGCGTCGGCGGCGTCGCCCGCGAGATCCGCATCACCCCCCTGCCCGACCGGCTCCTGGCGCTCGGCATCACCGCGGCCGACGTGAACAAGCAGGTGCGCGTCACCTCCGCCGACATGGCCGGCGGGCGCGGCGAGATCGGCGGGCGCGAGCAGTCGATCCGGACGCTGGCCGCCTCACGCACCATCCGCGACCTGAAGGCCACCTCCATCGTCCTGCCGGGCGGGCGCAAGGTGCGCCTCGACGATCTCGCCACGGTCGAGGATTCGATCGAGGAGCCGCGCACCTTCGCCCGCTTCGACGGCGAGCCGGTGGTCGCCTTCTCCGTCTCCCGCGGCTCCGGCGCCAGCGACGCCGAGGTCGCTTCCGGCGTCGAGAAGAAGATGGCCGAGATCGGCGAGAGCTATCCCGACCTTCGTTTCGAACTGATCGATTCCTCGGTCTCGGCCACGCGCGGCAGCTACGCCTCGGCGATGCACACGCTGATGGAGGGCGCGGCGCTGGCCGTCGTCGTCGTGTTCCTGTTCCTGCGCGACTGGCGCGCCACGCTGATCGCCGCCGTCGCCCTGCCGCTCTCGGTCTTCCCGACCTTCTGGGCGATGGACGCGCTGGGCTTCACCCTCAACGGCATCAGCCTGCTGGCGATCACCCTGGTCACCGGCATCCTCGTCGACGACGCCATCGTCGAGATCGAGAACGTCGTGCGCCACATGCGCCTCGGCAAGTCGCCCTACCGCGCTTCGATCGAGGGCGCCGACGAGATCGGGCTCGCCGTCATCGCCATCACCGCGACGCTGATCGCGGTCTTCGCCCCGGTCTCCTTCATGGGCGGCATCGCCGGGCGCTACTTCATCCAGTTCGGCCTGACCATCGCCGTGTCGGTGTTCATGTCGCTGCTGGTCGCGCGCCTGATCACGCCGTTGCTCGCGGCCTACTTCCTGCGCGACCACGGCCACGCGGAGGAGCGGGAGGGTCCGATCATGCGGGTCTATACCCGCTTCGTCGGCTGGTCGGTGCGCCACAGGTGGATCACCCTCGTGGTCGGCCTCGCGCTGTTCGCCGGCTCGATCGTCTCGACCAGGCTCCTCCCCTCGGGCTTCATCCCGAAGCAGGACAACGCGCGCACCCTGTTCATGGTCGAACTGGCGCCCGGGGCCCGGCTGCCCGACACGATCGCGGTGGCCGACCGCGTCGTCGCGCGCATCCGCGCCCTGCCGGAGGTGACCTCGGTCTTCGTCGACGGCGGCCGGCAGGCCGGCGGCAAGAAGGAGACGCGGCTCGCCACGCTGATCGTCAACCTGACCCCGAAGAGCGAGCGGGCCAAGCGGCAGTGGACGATCGAGTCCGAGATCGCCGCCCTGCTGGCGGAGGAGCCCGACATCCGCTCCTGGACCCTGCGCGACGGCGGCCAGCGCGACCTCGCCCTCGTCGTCAGCGGCCCCGACGTCGACGTGGTGACGGATGTCGCCGCCCGGCTCCAGCGCGACATGGCGGCGATCCCGCACCTCGTCTCGGTGATGTCCACGGCCCCGCTCAACCGCACCGAGGTGCGCATCCGGCCGAAGGAGGGCGCGGCGGCCGATCTCGGCGTCTCGACCGACGTGATCGCCGAGACGGTGCGCGTCGGCACCATCGGCGACATCGGCATCAACCTCGCCAAGTTCAACGCGGCCGACCGGCAGGTGCCGATCCGGGTGCAATTGCCCGAGACCGCCCGCGGCGCGGTCTCGCGGCTCGAGAACCTGAAGGTTCCGGCCAAGAACGGCGTCGCGGTTCCGCTCTCCGCGGTGGCCGACATCGAGCTCGACCAGGGCCCCGGCGCGATCGAGCGCTACGACCGCGCCGTGCGCGTGGCGGTGGAGGCCAACATGGAGGGCTCCGACGCCCTCGGCTCGCTGATCGAGCAGGCGCTCGCCACGCCCACCGCCAGGAGCCTGCCGCCGGGCGTCACCATCCGCCAGACCGGCGATGCCGAGATCATGCAGGAGGTCTTCTCCGGCTTCCTCATGGCCATGGGCGCCGGCATCATGATGGTCTACGCCGTGCTGGTTCTGCTGTTCGGCTCGTTCCTCCAGCCGCTCACCATCCTGTTCTCGCTGCCGCTCTCCATCGGCGGCGCCATTCTCGGCCTCCTGATCTGCAACATGTCGATCTCGATGCCGGTCGTGATCGGCATCCTGATGCTGATGGGACTGGTGACGAAGAACGCGATCATGCTCGTGGACTTCGCCGTCGAGGAGATGCGCGCGGGCGTCGATAGCGTCACCGCCATCGTCGAGGCCGGCCGCAAGCGGGCGCGGCCGATCGTGATGACCACCATCGCCATGGCCGCCGGCATGGTGCCCTCGGCGATGGCCCTCGGCATCGGCGGCGAGTTCCGCGCGCCGATGGCCGTGGCGGTGATCGCCGGCCTCATCGTCTCGACCCTGCTCTCCCTCGTCTTCGTGCCGGCGGTGTTCCTGCTGATGGACGGCCTGAGCCGCGTGCTCGGGCGGCTGCTCGGCCGCTTCGTCGGCCCGCGCGACGAGGCCGGGGAAAGCCCCGCGCCCGCCGTCGCCCGCCAGCACGGATAG
- a CDS encoding DUF2147 domain-containing protein, with translation MTPIVTRFATAALATLAALACMHSDAARAADPTGIWLTEDGRARVRTEHCGTDGRHLCGYVVWLQKPEGDDGKPRIDRYNPEPRRQGRPILGHQMLLGLKPDTEGRFAGKIYNGDNGKSYDVTVWSETPAELSVKGCMLAVFCGSQVWTRVSDLQPGQLQAATDAPSGPRADPDWAAKPAATGAAPKGRTPEGKAAPK, from the coding sequence ATGACCCCCATCGTCACCCGCTTCGCCACCGCGGCGCTCGCGACCCTGGCCGCCCTCGCCTGCATGCACTCGGACGCGGCCCGGGCCGCCGATCCGACCGGCATCTGGCTCACCGAGGATGGGCGCGCCCGCGTCCGCACCGAGCATTGCGGCACGGACGGCCGGCATCTGTGCGGCTACGTCGTCTGGCTGCAGAAGCCGGAAGGCGACGACGGCAAGCCGCGGATCGACCGCTACAACCCCGAGCCGCGCCGACAGGGCCGGCCGATCCTCGGCCACCAGATGCTGCTCGGCCTGAAGCCCGATACGGAAGGCCGCTTCGCGGGCAAGATCTACAACGGCGACAACGGCAAGTCCTACGACGTCACCGTCTGGAGCGAGACGCCGGCCGAACTGTCGGTCAAGGGCTGCATGCTCGCGGTGTTCTGCGGCTCGCAGGTGTGGACGCGGGTGAGCGACCTTCAGCCGGGCCAGTTGCAGGCGGCGACCGACGCGCCGAGCGGTCCCCGCGCGGACCCGGACTGGGCCGCCAAGCCCGCGGCGACGGGCGCGGCCCCGAAGGGCCGCACGCCGGAAGGCAAGGCCGCGCCGAAATAG